From the genome of Castor canadensis chromosome 4, mCasCan1.hap1v2, whole genome shotgun sequence, one region includes:
- the Gcg gene encoding pro-glucagon isoform X1, which produces MKNIYFVAGLFIMLVQGSWQHSLQDTEEKPRSFSASQTDPLSDPDQMTEDKRHSQGTFTSDYSKYLDSRRAQDFVQWLMNTKRNRNNIAKRHDEFERHAEGTFTSDVSSYLEGQAAKEFIAWLVKGRGRRDFPEEVTIVEELRRRHADGSFSDEMNTVLDNLATRDFINWLIQTKITDRK; this is translated from the exons atgaagaacatttaCTTTGTGGCTGGATTATTTATAATGCTGGTACAAGGCAGCTGGCAGCATTCTCTCCAAGACACAGAAGAGAAACCCAG ATCGTTTTCAGCTTCCCAGACAGACCCACTTAGTGATCCTGACCAGATGACTGAAGACAAGCGCCATTCGCAGGGCACATTCACCAGTGACTACAGCAAATATCTGGACTCCAGGCGTGCCCAAGACTTTGTGCAGTGGTTGATGAATACCAAGAGGAACAG GAATAACATTGCCAAACGTCATGATGAATTTGAGAGACATGCTGAAGGGACCTTTACCAGTGATGTAAGTTCTTATTTGGAAGGCCAGGCTGCCAAGGAATTCATTGCTTGGCTGGTGAAAGGCCGAGGAAGGCGAGA CTTTCCAGAAGAAGTCACCATCGTTGAAGAACTCCGCCGCAGACATGCCGACGGCTCTTTCTCCGATGAGATGAACACCGTTCTTGATAATCTTGCCACCAGGGACTTTATCAACTGGCTGATTCAGACCAAAATCACTGACAG GAAATAA
- the Gcg gene encoding pro-glucagon isoform X2, giving the protein MKNIYFVAGLFIMLVQGSWQHSLQDTEEKPRSFSASQTDPLSDPDQMTEDKRHSQGTFTSDYSKYLDSRRAQDFVQWLMNTKRNRNNIAKRHDEFERHAEGTFTSDVSSYLEGQAAKEFIAWLVKGRGRRDFPEEVTIVEELRRRHADGSFSDEMNTVLDNLATRDFINWLIQTKITDR; this is encoded by the exons atgaagaacatttaCTTTGTGGCTGGATTATTTATAATGCTGGTACAAGGCAGCTGGCAGCATTCTCTCCAAGACACAGAAGAGAAACCCAG ATCGTTTTCAGCTTCCCAGACAGACCCACTTAGTGATCCTGACCAGATGACTGAAGACAAGCGCCATTCGCAGGGCACATTCACCAGTGACTACAGCAAATATCTGGACTCCAGGCGTGCCCAAGACTTTGTGCAGTGGTTGATGAATACCAAGAGGAACAG GAATAACATTGCCAAACGTCATGATGAATTTGAGAGACATGCTGAAGGGACCTTTACCAGTGATGTAAGTTCTTATTTGGAAGGCCAGGCTGCCAAGGAATTCATTGCTTGGCTGGTGAAAGGCCGAGGAAGGCGAGA CTTTCCAGAAGAAGTCACCATCGTTGAAGAACTCCGCCGCAGACATGCCGACGGCTCTTTCTCCGATGAGATGAACACCGTTCTTGATAATCTTGCCACCAGGGACTTTATCAACTGGCTGATTCAGACCAAAATCACTGACAGGTGA